A genomic stretch from Coregonus clupeaformis isolate EN_2021a chromosome 23, ASM2061545v1, whole genome shotgun sequence includes:
- the wdr4 gene encoding tRNA (guanine-N(7)-)-methyltransferase non-catalytic subunit wdr4 yields MAALGACGEWLVSTYEKKLIAVHTKKSREPFVFDCSAAEQKPKDTEADNKSDGSEETGSDKILAFAISSSAKLVALTDDTKRLVLFRCEPSWQVISTRWVVRRCTSLVFTEAEDEVWAADKSGDVYSFSVVEPQKTGELKLGHLSMLLSMTLTPNDKYVITADRDEKIRVSHLRSPHNIQAFCLGHLEFVSSLLAPPGHPQWLLSGSGDGTMKLWEYESGRRLQSWDLKQLRDMPNSDTGKEKRSAVSRIAGSPGGHHVAVQCERVPSVQLFGMEQGTEERLVPSSRVTLPHCPLDLTFDPQGRLWVMLDSRETPFLMYTHTQDSWQCDSESPELKSVTEALRPHWEALQVSAGLESQFQHLYKANFDNMASYREKKQQRLQQQNEHGGKKKRGPGKGQQSNGDSKKAKKGNQSGSVPKASS; encoded by the exons ATGGCGGCTCTCGGTGCCTGTGGAGAATGGCTTGTTTCAACCTATGAAAAAAAGCTAATTGCAGTACACACTAAAAAGAGCAG agaaccatttgtgtttgactgCAGCGCAGCAGAACAGAAGCCAAAGGACACAGAGGCCGACAACAAAAG TGATGGATCAGAAGAGACGGGTAGTGACAAGATCCTGGCGTTTGCCATTTCCTCCTCGGCGAAGCTGGTGGCGCTGACAGATGACACCAAACGCCTGGTTCTGTTCCGCTGTGAACCCTCATGGCAGGTCATCAGTACAAG GTGGGTTGTGCGAAGGTGCACATCTCTTGTGTTCACCGAGGCTGAGGATGAGGTGTGGGCGGCAGACAAGTCAGGTGACGTCTACTCCTTCTCTGTGGTGGAGCCTCAGAAGACAGGAGAGTTGAAGCTGGGCCATCTATCCATGCTGCTATCAATG acCCTGACCCCCAATGACAAATACGTCATCACAGCCGACCGCGATGAGAAGATCAGGGTCAGCCACCTGAGGTCACCACACAACATCCAGGCATTCTGCCTGGGACACTTGGA gTTTGTCAGTTCTCTATTGGCCCCACCAGGACACCCACAGTGGCTACTCTCTGGATCAGGG GATGGGACCATGAAGCTGTGGGAGTATGAGTCGGGTCGGAGGCTCCAGAGCTGGGACCTGAAGCAGCTGAGGGACATGCCGAACTCTGACACAGGAAAGGAAAAG AGGTCTGCAGTCAGCAGGATAGCAGGGTCCCCCGGTGGACATCATGTGGCGGTGCAGTGTGAGAG AGTTCCCTCAGTGCAGTTGTTTGGGATGGAGCAGGGGACAGAGGAGCGGCTGGTGCCCTCCAGCAGGGTGACCCTACCTCACTGTCCTCTGGATTTGACCTTTGACCCCCAGGGTCGGCTCTGGGTCATGCTGGATAGCCGAGAGACGCCGTTcctcatgtacacacacacacaagacagctGGCAG TGCGACAGTGAAAGCCCAGAGCTGAAAAGCGTGACAGAGGCCCTTCGGCCGCATTGGGAGGCACTTCAGG TCTCCGCAGGGTTAGAGAGCCAGTTCCAGCACCTGTACAAGGCCAACTTTGACAACATGGCGTCCTACAGAGAAAAGAAGCAGCAGAGGCTCCAGCAGCAGAATGAACACGGGGGCAAGAAGAAGAGAGGACCAGGGAAGGGGCAGCAGTCCAACGGAGACAGTAAAAAAGCCAAGAAAGGCAACCAGTCTGGGTCAGTGCCCAAAGCCTCTAGCTGA